In Fusarium oxysporum f. sp. lycopersici 4287 chromosome 6, whole genome shotgun sequence, a single window of DNA contains:
- a CDS encoding KRAB domain-containing zinc finger protein, whose translation MEVMELVENEPTARPFQCDWQSCTKSFNRKSDLQRHYRIHTNERPYACSISGCGKNFIQKSALTVHIRTHTGEKPHQCQHDNCGKRFSDSSSLARHRRVHTGKRPYKCTYDGCSKNFCRKATMVEHQRRSHQYGMNPNDILYDCSSDSEDDEPPLTPQHSSVTWSPRDIVSMEQAISTGPLHRATSYADFGQQVHGQHMSQQYVNRRGIPSNAPQEFHCQPIPDYYAGAPTLRRTTTMPCQMYYVTELGNPGVVTMTNAAQRHYRHPRQVERPPIELPYSTSAIATSIQSSPRTFSVTSVSSPIAQECFFTYLPGNQPEYVHADPQQSIVQYQHPMQYLMSQSQPPVASQAQPLHAPASDHPPQKSAQAQLEQWSTNDPPIEVTTIGQLPAYGTAVYDPYGPKIEVDDPSMQLPSSRLASL comes from the exons ATGGAAGTCATGGAGTTAGTCGAGAACGAGCCTACCGCTCGTCCATTCCAATGTGATTGGCAATCCTGCACAAAG AGCTTCAACCGTAAGAGTGATCTGCAAAGACATTATCGAATCCACACGAATGAGCGGCCTTACGCATGCTCGATCTCGGGATGCGGAAAGAACTTCATCCAGAAAAGTGCCTTGACCGTTCATATCCGAACACATACCGGAGAAAAGCCGCACCAATGCCAACATGACAATTGCGGAAAGCGTTTTTCTGAT TCTTCAAGCCTCGCCCGTCATCGACGTGTCCATACGGGCAAACGTCCGTATAAGTGTACCTATGATGGTTGTTCTAAAAA CTTCTGTAGAAAAGCTACGATGGTTGAGCACCAACGGAGATCGCACCAGTACGGAATGAACCCCAATGACATCCTATACGATTGCTCCTCAGATTCAGAAGACGACGAGCCTCCTTTGACCCCCCAGCACTCCTCAGTGACCTGGTCGCCTCGTGATATTGTTTCTATGGAGCAAGCCATTTCGACTGGCCCGTTGCATCGCGCAACTTCGTATGCTGACTTTGGGCAACAAGTTCACGGCCAGCATATGTCACAGCAATACGTCAATCGACGGGGCATTCCCTCAAATGCGCCTCAAGAGTTCCACTGCCAACCTATACCCGATTATTATGCCGGTGCTCCAACACTCCGTCGAACCACGACTATGCCATGCCAAATGTACTATGTTACCGAGCTGGGCAATCCGGGGGTTGTAACGATGACTAACGCAGCGCAACGTCATTACCGGCATCCTCGACAAGTGGAAAGACCTCCTATAGAGTTGCCGTATTCGACCTCAGCCATCGCAACCTCGATTCAAAGTAGTCCCAGAACCTTTTCCGTTACGTCGGTTTCTAGTCCCATTGCTCAGGAATGCTTTTTCACATATTTGCCCGGGAACCAGCCGGAATACGTGCATGCAGACCCTCAACAGTCCATCGTCCAATATCAGCATCCTATGCAATACCTTATGAGCCAGTCCCAACCGCCAGTGGCCTCTCAGGCGCAGCCGCTTCACGCGCCTGCATCTGATCACCCACCTCAGAAATCCGCTCAGGCCCAACTGGAACAGTGGTCAACTAATGACCCTCCGATCGAAGTTACGACAATCGGGCAGTTGCCGGCGTACGGCACTGCGGTTTATGACCCTTATGGACCGAAGATCGAGGTTGACGATCCTTCGATGCAGCTGCCAAGCAGCAGGCTTGCCAGTCTGTGA
- a CDS encoding hypothetical protein (At least one base has a quality score < 10): protein MADLNLAMTDPTEASVESLAERFENIALFREYTNVEALSENELMELDDNAWDTL, encoded by the coding sequence ATGGCTGACTTGAATCTTGCCATGACGGATCCTACGGAGGCAAGCGTGGAGAGCCTGGCTGAGAGGTTTGAGAACATAGCGTTGTTCCGAGAGTATACGAATGTGGAGGCCTTAAGCGAGAATGAACTGATGGAATTGGATGACAATGCTTGGGACACGCTGTGA